One window from the genome of Pyrobaculum ferrireducens encodes:
- a CDS encoding ribosome biogenesis/translation initiation ATPase RLI: MVRVAVVDRDACQPRKCGQECVKYCPVNRTGKVVWIDDQLKKAVISEALCIGCGICVHKCPFQAITIVNLPDELERDCVHRYGPSGFKLYRLPMLRRGKIVGVLGRNALGKTTMAKILAGELVPNLCGEGGGSREEVVRQFRGTELQTYFSELYGGKLKAVHKIQYIELIPLYLKGTVGEILKKAGVKEELARRLGLDKLAGREVDKLSGGELQKLAIAAALSKDVDVYIFDEPATHLDIVERMKVADAVRDYTQNKYVLVVEHDLTVLDFLADNIVIVYGKPGAYGIVSHPSGAREAINEYLAGYISSENMRIRDRPIKFELRPPERKSGKAARLVEWEDLYVDLGGFQLEVSASYIAKGEVVGVVGPNGIGKTTFLKVLVGELKPLRGAVNATPRVSYKPQYIRDIAVKSQDVPVGLWLAQQVGDYSENPIWPDLNSGFNLAPLLERRMGELSGGELQRVVVASALLKKADLYVLDEPMAYLDVEQRITVARTIRRIIEESEVAALIVEHDIAMLDYMSNAIMPFIGEPGVRGGSPGPTDMRTGMNMFLKWADASFRRDVRSGRPRLNKPGSALDREQKERGELYYV, from the coding sequence GTGGTTCGCGTCGCAGTTGTTGACAGAGATGCGTGCCAGCCTAGGAAGTGTGGCCAGGAGTGTGTGAAGTACTGCCCCGTGAACAGGACGGGGAAGGTGGTGTGGATCGATGACCAGTTGAAGAAGGCGGTGATCTCCGAGGCTCTCTGCATTGGCTGTGGGATATGCGTGCACAAGTGTCCGTTCCAGGCCATTACAATCGTCAACCTGCCGGACGAATTGGAGAGGGACTGTGTCCACAGATACGGGCCGAGTGGGTTTAAGCTCTACCGCCTCCCCATGCTGAGGAGGGGGAAGATCGTGGGGGTGCTGGGGAGGAACGCCTTGGGGAAGACGACTATGGCTAAGATACTCGCCGGGGAGCTTGTCCCGAATCTGTGTGGGGAGGGCGGCGGGTCTAGGGAGGAGGTGGTTAGGCAGTTTAGGGGGACGGAGCTCCAGACGTACTTCTCGGAGCTCTACGGCGGCAAGCTGAAGGCTGTGCACAAGATTCAATACATCGAGCTGATTCCGCTGTACCTCAAGGGCACCGTGGGGGAGATATTGAAAAAAGCCGGCGTCAAGGAAGAGCTGGCCAGGAGGCTTGGGCTGGACAAGCTGGCGGGGAGGGAGGTCGACAAGCTGTCGGGCGGGGAGCTTCAGAAGCTGGCCATCGCCGCGGCCCTCTCCAAAGACGTGGATGTGTATATATTCGACGAGCCGGCGACGCACCTCGACATAGTGGAGAGGATGAAGGTGGCGGACGCCGTCAGGGACTACACCCAGAACAAGTACGTGCTTGTGGTGGAGCACGACTTGACCGTTCTCGACTTCCTTGCGGACAACATTGTAATTGTCTATGGGAAGCCCGGGGCGTACGGCATCGTCTCGCACCCCTCCGGGGCCCGCGAGGCCATTAACGAATACCTGGCGGGCTACATCTCGTCGGAAAACATGCGGATTAGGGACCGCCCCATTAAGTTCGAGCTACGTCCGCCTGAGAGGAAGAGTGGGAAGGCGGCGAGGCTGGTTGAGTGGGAGGACCTCTACGTGGACCTGGGGGGCTTCCAGCTGGAGGTGTCGGCGTCATACATTGCTAAGGGCGAGGTGGTCGGCGTGGTGGGCCCAAACGGCATCGGCAAGACGACGTTCCTAAAGGTGCTCGTGGGAGAGCTGAAGCCCCTCAGGGGAGCTGTCAACGCAACCCCCCGCGTCAGCTACAAGCCGCAGTACATCCGCGACATCGCCGTGAAGAGCCAGGACGTCCCGGTGGGCCTCTGGCTGGCCCAGCAGGTGGGGGACTACTCGGAGAACCCGATTTGGCCAGATTTGAACAGCGGCTTCAACCTGGCGCCCCTCCTCGAGCGGAGGATGGGGGAGCTCTCGGGCGGGGAGCTCCAGCGGGTTGTGGTGGCGTCGGCGCTGTTGAAAAAGGCCGATCTCTACGTCTTGGACGAGCCGATGGCCTACCTGGACGTGGAGCAGAGGATAACGGTGGCCCGCACAATTAGGCGGATAATTGAGGAGAGCGAGGTGGCGGCCCTCATCGTGGAGCACGACATCGCTATGCTTGACTACATGTCTAACGCTATTATGCCGTTTATCGGAGAGCCCGGCGTCAGGGGGGGCTCCCCTGGACCGACGGATATGAGGACGGGCATGAATATGTTCCTCAAGTGGGCAGACGCCTCGTTTAGACGCGACGTGAGGTCTGGGAGGCCGAGGCTGAACAAGCCGGGGTCTGCCCTCGACAGGGAGCAGAAGGAGAGGGGGGAGCTGTACTACGTGTAG
- a CDS encoding glycoside hydrolase family 57 protein — translation MDVVFFFEVHQPRRLRPDLHRVFPRRPREEEIFYEELDGHIFRRVSDRVYRKATKILIDASREIPGFKVTFSVSGLALEQFRRWAPDVLDLFRELASREVAEFVAQTYYHSLAWFVDRGEFREQVEMQVKAVEELIGYKPRAAENTEFIYNNDVACFLHSMGFSTVVTEGVEWVLGWRSPNYLYKSWGCGANVLVRNYRLSDDIGFRFGARWWDQWPLTADKYAAWLEATPGDVVLIAVDYETFGEHHWPESGIHEFLRWLPREIARRPRLRFATVSEAASRNTPRDVLEVPPWATISWADERDLSAWLGNELQRNAFALLTWLYPYARAIGGDVLRLWRLLSTSDHLYYQATKVGPAGEVHSYFSPYGSAYKAHDVYMAALSYLLLYIREAWSRDAAERLVFTDERCFYGGGVRICSLKELRQMDKSFKERHREDLFKWLVDVFMLRAEEAAALLSD, via the coding sequence ATGGACGTTGTATTTTTCTTTGAGGTGCACCAGCCGCGTCGGCTTAGGCCCGACCTCCACAGGGTTTTCCCCAGAAGGCCTCGGGAGGAGGAGATTTTCTACGAGGAGCTCGACGGGCACATCTTCCGCCGGGTGTCTGACAGGGTTTATAGAAAAGCTACTAAGATTCTAATCGACGCGTCGAGGGAGATCCCCGGCTTTAAGGTCACATTCAGCGTAAGCGGCTTGGCCTTGGAGCAGTTCCGGAGGTGGGCGCCGGACGTGCTGGATCTGTTCCGGGAGCTGGCGTCGAGAGAGGTGGCCGAATTCGTGGCGCAGACCTACTACCACAGCTTGGCGTGGTTTGTAGACCGCGGCGAGTTTAGAGAACAGGTGGAGATGCAGGTTAAGGCTGTAGAGGAGTTGATAGGCTATAAGCCCCGCGCCGCTGAGAACACCGAGTTTATCTACAACAACGACGTGGCCTGCTTCCTCCACTCGATGGGCTTCTCCACAGTGGTCACAGAGGGGGTGGAGTGGGTGCTGGGCTGGAGGTCGCCCAACTATCTGTACAAGTCATGGGGTTGCGGGGCCAACGTCTTGGTTAGGAACTACCGACTGAGCGACGACATCGGCTTCAGGTTCGGCGCGAGGTGGTGGGATCAGTGGCCTCTGACCGCGGATAAATACGCCGCGTGGCTGGAGGCCACGCCGGGGGACGTGGTTTTGATAGCTGTGGACTACGAGACGTTTGGAGAGCACCACTGGCCGGAGAGCGGCATCCACGAATTTCTAAGGTGGCTCCCCCGGGAGATCGCCAGGCGGCCCCGGCTGAGGTTCGCGACGGTTTCGGAAGCCGCCTCTAGAAACACGCCGAGAGACGTGCTGGAGGTGCCTCCGTGGGCCACCATCAGCTGGGCCGACGAGCGCGACCTCTCGGCGTGGCTGGGGAACGAACTGCAGAGAAACGCCTTTGCCCTATTGACGTGGCTGTACCCCTACGCCAGGGCCATAGGCGGGGATGTGCTGAGGCTGTGGAGGCTCCTCTCCACAAGCGACCATCTGTACTACCAGGCCACGAAGGTGGGCCCCGCCGGCGAGGTCCATTCCTACTTCAGCCCCTACGGCTCGGCGTATAAGGCACATGACGTGTACATGGCCGCGCTGTCCTATCTCCTGCTCTACATAAGAGAGGCATGGAGCAGAGACGCCGCGGAGAGGCTCGTCTTTACAGACGAGAGGTGCTTCTACGGGGGAGGTGTGAGGATCTGTTCACTTAAAGAGCTTAGGCAGATGGACAAGTCCTTCAAAGAGCGGCACAGGGAGGACCTGTTCAAGTGGCTTGTCGATGTCTTCATGCTCAGGGCCGAGGAGGCCGCCGCTTTACTGTCGGATTGA
- a CDS encoding aldehyde ferredoxin oxidoreductase family protein: MPGWQGLILRVNLTKRKWVVQRLDPAVARDFIGGRGLAAKILWDELPPGVDPLSPHNKLIFAAGPLTGLPGPNFGKLVVAAKSPLTGGYGDGNIGSWAAVNLRKAGYDALVVEGRAERPVYIYIDGDKVEILDAGEYWGLNAWAVEEKLQKIHGRDAAVVTIGPAGENLVRFATVISQKGRSGGRPGMGAVMGSKNLKAVVVRGRGEIPLADKAQYQKLAVEAVKEGSSSPSYSFWMRQGTNSTVEWAQEASVLPAYNFTEGQFDEFSKIGGAMVEKFETDLKSCPLCFMACGHWVPAESGTVEVDYENIAMLGSNLGIGDLQKVAELNRIADTLGMDTISLGNVLGFVMEASERGLGDRLGFVVEWGDFEAARQLAYDTAYRRGVGDLLAEGVRRISERIGGEDFAIHVKGLEVSAYDCHAAPAMALAYATSPIGAHHKDAWVISWEVKTDRLGYTKEKAAKVVELQRIRGGWFETFVGCRFPWVEVGLSLDWYPKIFKAATGLDATPDYFNEVGDRIYALIRAFWIREYGWWSREMDMPPKKWFKQPLSKGPLKGARLDYDGYNKLLDYYYEIRGWDARGVPTRETLERLGLGYVAEQLSKFIEL, translated from the coding sequence ATGCCAGGTTGGCAGGGCTTGATACTCCGTGTTAATCTTACAAAGAGGAAGTGGGTTGTCCAGAGGCTCGACCCAGCTGTGGCGAGGGACTTCATAGGGGGGCGGGGGCTGGCGGCGAAGATTCTATGGGATGAGCTCCCCCCGGGGGTGGACCCCCTTTCGCCACATAATAAATTGATATTCGCCGCGGGGCCGCTCACAGGCCTGCCGGGGCCCAATTTCGGCAAGCTTGTGGTAGCCGCCAAGAGCCCCCTCACGGGGGGATACGGCGACGGGAATATCGGGAGCTGGGCGGCGGTTAATCTCAGAAAGGCCGGCTACGACGCCCTCGTCGTGGAGGGCAGGGCCGAGAGGCCGGTCTACATCTACATAGACGGAGACAAGGTGGAGATTCTAGACGCTGGAGAGTACTGGGGCCTCAACGCGTGGGCCGTGGAGGAGAAGTTGCAGAAAATCCACGGGAGGGACGCGGCGGTTGTGACCATCGGCCCCGCCGGCGAGAACCTCGTCAGGTTCGCCACTGTGATTTCGCAGAAGGGCCGCTCGGGTGGCAGGCCTGGGATGGGCGCCGTGATGGGCTCCAAAAATCTCAAAGCCGTGGTGGTGAGAGGCCGGGGGGAGATTCCGCTGGCCGACAAGGCGCAGTACCAGAAGCTGGCCGTGGAGGCCGTCAAGGAGGGGTCCTCCAGCCCCAGCTACAGCTTCTGGATGAGGCAGGGGACCAACTCGACTGTGGAGTGGGCACAAGAGGCCAGCGTACTGCCGGCCTACAACTTCACGGAGGGACAGTTCGACGAGTTCAGCAAAATAGGGGGCGCCATGGTGGAGAAGTTCGAAACCGACCTCAAGTCCTGCCCGCTCTGCTTCATGGCCTGCGGCCACTGGGTCCCGGCTGAGTCGGGCACGGTGGAGGTGGACTACGAGAACATAGCCATGCTGGGCTCCAACCTCGGCATCGGAGATCTGCAGAAGGTCGCCGAGTTGAACAGAATCGCCGACACCTTGGGCATGGACACCATCTCGCTGGGCAACGTCCTCGGCTTTGTAATGGAGGCCTCTGAGAGGGGGCTGGGGGACAGGCTGGGCTTCGTGGTGGAGTGGGGGGACTTCGAGGCGGCGAGGCAGTTGGCGTATGACACGGCCTACAGGAGGGGTGTAGGCGACCTCCTCGCCGAGGGCGTGAGGCGGATATCTGAAAGGATAGGCGGCGAGGATTTTGCGATACATGTAAAAGGCCTCGAGGTGAGCGCCTACGACTGCCACGCCGCCCCCGCCATGGCGCTGGCGTACGCCACGTCGCCCATCGGCGCCCACCACAAAGACGCCTGGGTAATATCCTGGGAGGTCAAGACAGACCGCCTAGGCTATACGAAAGAGAAGGCGGCTAAGGTAGTGGAGCTCCAGAGGATCAGGGGCGGCTGGTTCGAGACCTTCGTCGGCTGCCGCTTCCCCTGGGTGGAGGTCGGCCTGTCCCTCGACTGGTATCCAAAAATCTTCAAAGCGGCCACCGGCCTAGACGCCACGCCCGACTACTTCAACGAGGTGGGCGACAGGATATACGCGTTGATAAGAGCCTTCTGGATTAGGGAATACGGCTGGTGGAGCCGCGAGATGGACATGCCGCCCAAAAAGTGGTTTAAGCAACCGCTGTCTAAGGGTCCGTTGAAGGGAGCCCGACTGGACTACGACGGCTACAACAAGTTGCTCGACTACTACTACGAAATCCGCGGCTGGGACGCGAGAGGCGTACCCACCCGGGAGACGCTGGAGAGGCTCGGCCTGGGCTACGTAGCCGAGCAACTCAGCAAGTTCATCGAGCTGTAA
- a CDS encoding PaRep2b protein, with translation MEARRLAGEALPLLMGLGRLLEKVENEQQIYPKVKELIKMARARVERFTTEGKRPRARLIIEADGAKAEYSIRLDKNNTVRLHFVTTDREEAERGAAVLRAVGVKAEVKKTYDKNHNHDVWYIVATTNALASETVHEAVRRAVVEFLELCREAGAIGVGTYRYLATKLEKGVPEWGEIRFSAALTKSGTVAVVYRSKDLQSIREAANSLRGLGMRDSCEGKWCVVHFKTREPEGGRLGYVRITVDGLKYIGWLALHGGGEARERARWLKEMLLKEAGAKGGGVRRRLMQYFRKGERWGTIKPPVEREVEVEGRRLRVRVEAVEAGVERVGTKEHLMVKMRARVLEGWREAVVEKWAKFYKSSGGEASGYVNIHAGAEGGREADYVRTAAVLKALGVERWHRAPRQIRLTSGALEALMGVEPVCRAVGLC, from the coding sequence GTGGAGGCTAGGCGCCTCGCGGGGGAGGCTCTGCCTCTCCTCATGGGCCTTGGGCGCCTGCTTGAGAAAGTGGAGAACGAGCAACAAATTTATCCAAAAGTGAAAGAGCTAATCAAGATGGCGAGGGCGCGGGTGGAGAGGTTCACCACGGAGGGCAAGAGGCCGAGGGCTAGGCTTATTATCGAGGCGGACGGCGCAAAGGCGGAGTACTCAATACGCCTAGATAAAAACAACACGGTAAGGCTTCACTTCGTCACAACGGACCGCGAGGAGGCCGAGAGGGGGGCGGCGGTGCTGAGGGCTGTCGGCGTCAAGGCAGAGGTGAAGAAGACATATGACAAAAACCACAACCACGACGTGTGGTACATAGTCGCAACCACCAACGCGCTTGCCTCCGAGACCGTGCATGAAGCGGTGAGGAGGGCGGTGGTGGAGTTCCTCGAACTGTGCAGAGAGGCCGGCGCCATCGGAGTGGGGACGTACAGATACCTCGCCACAAAACTCGAGAAGGGCGTGCCGGAGTGGGGCGAGATTAGGTTCTCCGCGGCGCTGACGAAAAGCGGCACCGTGGCTGTGGTGTACCGATCCAAAGATCTTCAGTCCATTAGAGAGGCGGCTAACTCCCTACGGGGGCTGGGGATGAGGGACAGCTGTGAGGGTAAGTGGTGTGTGGTGCACTTCAAGACGAGGGAGCCCGAGGGAGGTAGGCTTGGCTACGTACGCATAACCGTGGACGGACTTAAGTACATAGGGTGGCTGGCCCTCCACGGCGGGGGCGAGGCGAGGGAGAGGGCGCGGTGGCTGAAGGAGATGCTCCTAAAGGAGGCGGGGGCAAAGGGAGGGGGTGTGCGCCGTCGCCTAATGCAGTACTTCCGGAAGGGGGAGCGGTGGGGCACGATAAAGCCGCCCGTAGAGAGGGAGGTGGAGGTGGAGGGCAGGAGGCTGAGGGTCCGTGTCGAGGCGGTGGAGGCTGGCGTGGAGCGCGTAGGCACGAAGGAGCACCTTATGGTAAAGATGCGGGCCAGGGTGCTGGAGGGCTGGCGGGAGGCTGTGGTGGAGAAGTGGGCAAAGTTCTACAAATCCAGCGGCGGCGAGGCTAGTGGTTATGTAAACATACACGCCGGCGCGGAGGGAGGGCGGGAGGCGGACTACGTGAGGACGGCGGCGGTGCTGAAGGCCTTGGGGGTGGAGAGGTGGCATAGGGCACCGAGACAGATACGCCTCACGAGCGGCGCGCTGGAGGCGCTGATGGGGGTGGAGCCTGTATGCAGAGCCGTGGGGCTCTGCTGA
- a CDS encoding glycogen/starch synthase, translating to MYAPERVRRVCIVTMEYGGLVKMGGLGEAVRQYAVGLASRGYDVTVLMPSHGRHLDPSRGFDLYPLDFRACGERRGLDGGVYPYCLGAEMAFVDGVKVVMFKGFDYATGHAFDRWGVYEQAEEKAALLARGVAAFVERFGLPDLVHVNDWPTVLAGVAVKDIGERRGVAVPLLFTIHLSWGYSFPWHYAEWAGLADRPHPVWRVCCHRFEHYSSVWDEGWGGVERFGVVEADAVSTVSYGYLEELLRKYGGWIREKSCVVYNSTDWSLKDVEGVSEGDAWRLVEEVERLGIVGGLDRGGSLFLAVGRVTSQKGLDLAVRALDYAPSARLLILGISAGEWGYEEYVKRLVWERRGRAALSFARVGTRLYKALHYVARAVVMPSRWEPFGISAIEAMALGTPVVATKVGGLPEVVDGYGVLVEPEDVEGLGRAMEALATGRLRPPSRAAVSRYVDERFRLRNTVEMLEQCYEKARKFAYYRAVSG from the coding sequence GTGTACGCGCCGGAGCGGGTGAGGCGGGTGTGCATCGTAACTATGGAATACGGCGGCCTTGTCAAGATGGGGGGGCTGGGAGAGGCTGTGAGGCAGTACGCAGTGGGCCTGGCGTCGAGGGGCTACGACGTGACTGTGCTGATGCCCAGCCACGGGAGGCACCTAGACCCCAGCCGCGGCTTCGACCTATACCCCCTGGACTTTAGGGCTTGTGGAGAGAGGCGTGGGCTAGACGGCGGGGTGTACCCCTACTGCCTGGGGGCCGAGATGGCGTTTGTCGACGGGGTGAAGGTGGTTATGTTCAAGGGGTTTGACTACGCCACTGGCCACGCATTCGACAGGTGGGGCGTCTACGAACAAGCCGAGGAGAAGGCGGCGTTGCTGGCGCGAGGAGTGGCGGCTTTCGTGGAGAGGTTCGGCCTCCCCGACCTGGTCCACGTCAATGACTGGCCCACCGTGCTAGCGGGCGTCGCCGTGAAGGACATAGGGGAGAGGAGGGGCGTCGCCGTGCCCCTCCTCTTTACCATCCACCTGTCGTGGGGGTATTCCTTCCCGTGGCACTACGCCGAGTGGGCAGGGCTGGCCGACAGGCCGCACCCAGTGTGGCGGGTGTGTTGCCACCGTTTTGAGCACTACAGCTCGGTGTGGGACGAGGGGTGGGGGGGCGTGGAGAGGTTCGGCGTGGTGGAGGCGGACGCCGTGTCGACAGTCAGCTACGGCTATCTGGAGGAGTTGCTGAGGAAGTACGGCGGCTGGATTAGGGAAAAGTCGTGTGTGGTGTACAACTCCACCGACTGGTCGCTCAAAGACGTAGAGGGCGTGTCTGAGGGGGACGCGTGGCGCCTCGTCGAGGAGGTGGAGAGGTTGGGGATCGTCGGGGGGCTGGATAGAGGGGGGTCTCTCTTCCTCGCCGTGGGGAGGGTGACGTCTCAAAAGGGGCTTGACCTCGCAGTGAGGGCTCTTGACTACGCCCCCAGCGCCCGGCTTTTGATACTCGGCATCTCTGCGGGGGAGTGGGGGTACGAGGAGTATGTGAAGAGGCTTGTCTGGGAGAGGCGGGGCAGGGCGGCTCTGAGCTTCGCCAGGGTCGGCACCAGGCTGTACAAGGCTCTGCACTACGTGGCTAGGGCGGTGGTGATGCCGTCGCGCTGGGAGCCCTTCGGAATTTCCGCCATAGAGGCCATGGCCCTGGGGACGCCTGTGGTCGCCACGAAGGTCGGCGGCTTGCCGGAGGTTGTCGACGGCTATGGAGTGCTGGTGGAGCCTGAGGACGTGGAGGGGCTGGGTAGGGCCATGGAGGCCTTGGCCACGGGCAGGCTAAGGCCGCCTAGCCGCGCCGCGGTGTCGCGGTACGTGGACGAGAGGTTTAGACTTAGGAACACCGTGGAGATGCTGGAGCAGTGTTATGAGAAGGCTAGGAAATTTGCATACTACAGAGCCGTCAGTGGATAG
- a CDS encoding glycosyltransferase, producing the protein MIVSITPELAVGRFRNFAGGLGVLEGDKFYAAARLGVPYTAITLYYPEGYVTYREENGELVPTPEGNTTEELRRGGGAEIQVRGDKVALSYLTYQLGTATAVFVNVEGPEWAAKAARRLYQEDTEADRFYKYVILAKAAVDYVERHIGWDRVTHLDLQEAYTVLAIFFRRHEKARLVIHTPAPWGHPTFSRRFFKEEFGFDMAMEPVILTELGLAMASGGVVVSRKMVKLACNTFPHHCHKIKPVTNAVEIPRWEHPRLRHVESPEELRRAREEVKREALRALGIEATGKVVMSWARRLTHYKRPHYALQLIEDVDRDVLFILGGRAHPADHYGVEMMKRFKEAAGSMDNVYYFPNLDADKARLIIWASDIWLFTPFSGWEASGTSFMKAGVNGVPSVASRDGAVPEAVRDGWNGWLFGEDRDRLLPLDSAEIDQREYGEFRRKVEEALDAYASGRYWEVAFNAYRGFREVFSMERLFRDYGYL; encoded by the coding sequence GTGATAGTATCTATCACACCCGAACTAGCGGTCGGGCGTTTTAGGAACTTCGCCGGTGGCCTCGGCGTGCTGGAAGGCGACAAGTTCTACGCAGCGGCTAGGCTCGGCGTGCCCTACACAGCGATAACGCTGTACTACCCAGAGGGCTACGTGACCTACAGAGAGGAGAACGGCGAGCTGGTCCCCACGCCCGAGGGGAACACCACGGAGGAGCTTCGACGCGGAGGCGGCGCGGAGATCCAGGTGAGGGGCGACAAGGTGGCCCTATCCTACCTCACATACCAGCTGGGGACCGCCACTGCGGTTTTTGTAAACGTCGAGGGGCCCGAGTGGGCCGCCAAGGCGGCGCGGAGGCTCTACCAGGAGGACACGGAGGCGGACAGGTTCTACAAATACGTCATACTGGCGAAGGCCGCCGTCGACTACGTGGAGAGGCACATCGGCTGGGACAGGGTTACGCATCTAGACCTGCAGGAGGCGTACACGGTGCTGGCCATCTTCTTCAGGCGCCACGAGAAGGCGAGGCTTGTGATACACACACCCGCCCCCTGGGGCCACCCCACCTTCTCCAGAAGGTTCTTCAAAGAGGAGTTCGGCTTCGACATGGCCATGGAGCCCGTGATCCTCACCGAGCTCGGCCTGGCCATGGCCTCCGGCGGGGTGGTGGTGTCTAGAAAAATGGTCAAGCTCGCCTGCAACACCTTCCCCCACCACTGCCACAAGATAAAGCCTGTGACAAACGCCGTGGAGATACCCCGCTGGGAGCACCCAAGGCTTAGACACGTAGAGAGCCCCGAGGAGCTGAGGAGGGCCAGGGAGGAGGTCAAGAGAGAGGCCCTGCGCGCCCTCGGCATAGAGGCCACGGGGAAGGTGGTGATGTCCTGGGCCAGGAGGCTCACCCACTACAAGAGGCCCCACTACGCCCTCCAGCTAATAGAAGACGTCGACAGAGACGTATTGTTCATACTCGGCGGACGCGCCCACCCCGCCGATCACTACGGAGTCGAGATGATGAAGAGGTTTAAGGAGGCGGCCGGGTCCATGGACAACGTGTACTACTTCCCCAACCTCGACGCCGACAAAGCCAGGCTCATCATCTGGGCCTCCGACATCTGGCTCTTCACCCCGTTCAGCGGCTGGGAGGCCAGCGGCACCTCCTTCATGAAAGCCGGCGTCAACGGAGTCCCCTCGGTGGCCTCACGCGACGGGGCGGTGCCCGAAGCCGTGAGAGACGGGTGGAACGGCTGGCTCTTCGGCGAAGACAGAGACAGACTCCTCCCACTCGACAGCGCGGAGATAGACCAGAGAGAGTACGGCGAATTCAGGCGGAAGGTAGAGGAGGCCCTCGACGCCTACGCAAGCGGGAGGTACTGGGAGGTGGCCTTCAACGCCTACAGAGGCTTTAGAGAAGTCTTCTCGATGGAGCGCCTCTTCCGCGACTACGGCTACCTATAA
- the thiI gene encoding tRNA uracil 4-sulfurtransferase ThiI, with product MEKLVIVRFGELTVKRGYTRLEMERLLTRAAEEAARECGGAKFEKEPGRLYARGDVECLKKALSRVFGVKSVSPAHAAEFTELSDIATHAKQIWGDLVTGRRFAVRAHRVGDHPFKSLDVAAAVGSALATSGGSVDLEKPEVELYVEVRGKRAYYYTEVLEGPGGLPLGSEGKVLALVSGGIDSPVAAWMLMRRGAHVDVFYCNLGGTLALLHALEVVRRLLSWSYGYNARVVVADCGPVARALRRGVKEELWNIAFKRALYKIGAEAAKRVKATALVTGESLGQVSSQTLQALAAVEAGIGTPVLRPLIGMDKDEIVKIAQRIGTYEASVKMPEYCAVFSRKPRKWARREEIEEIDLALHDAIAEVANSARMVKKRELEEFVKSLSPPRDLEIDAPPSDAVVVDLRDEEAYRGWHLPGAIRTDVDDVLTLVDRLGRDKTYVFYCYSGGLSLDVAESLRKIGIKAYSLRLWRTSSPNQTRDSTSQTDKYTDL from the coding sequence GTGGAGAAACTAGTCATCGTCAGATTCGGCGAGCTCACCGTAAAGAGGGGATACACCAGGCTGGAGATGGAGAGGTTGCTGACGAGGGCGGCGGAGGAGGCTGCGCGGGAGTGCGGAGGCGCCAAATTCGAAAAAGAGCCAGGCAGGCTCTACGCCCGGGGCGACGTGGAGTGCCTAAAGAAGGCGCTGTCGAGGGTATTCGGCGTCAAGTCCGTGAGCCCAGCCCACGCGGCGGAGTTCACGGAACTCAGCGACATCGCGACGCACGCGAAGCAGATCTGGGGGGACCTGGTCACCGGGAGGAGGTTCGCCGTCAGAGCCCACAGGGTGGGGGACCATCCCTTCAAGTCGCTGGACGTGGCGGCGGCGGTCGGCTCCGCCCTCGCGACCTCCGGCGGCTCAGTCGACCTGGAGAAGCCAGAGGTGGAGCTCTACGTCGAGGTTAGGGGGAAGAGGGCCTACTACTATACCGAGGTTTTGGAGGGCCCCGGAGGTCTGCCGCTGGGCTCCGAGGGGAAGGTCTTGGCGCTGGTGTCGGGCGGGATAGACTCCCCCGTCGCCGCGTGGATGCTGATGCGGAGAGGGGCCCACGTTGATGTCTTTTACTGCAACCTGGGGGGCACCCTCGCGTTGCTCCACGCCCTGGAGGTGGTCAGGCGCCTACTGTCCTGGTCATACGGCTACAACGCCCGGGTCGTGGTCGCCGACTGCGGCCCCGTCGCCCGCGCGCTACGGAGAGGTGTCAAGGAGGAGCTGTGGAACATAGCGTTTAAACGCGCCCTCTACAAAATAGGCGCCGAGGCGGCGAAGAGAGTGAAGGCCACGGCGCTTGTGACGGGGGAGTCGCTGGGCCAGGTCTCTTCGCAGACGCTCCAGGCCCTCGCCGCCGTGGAGGCCGGGATCGGCACGCCGGTGCTGAGGCCGCTCATCGGCATGGACAAAGACGAAATCGTAAAGATCGCGCAGAGAATCGGCACCTACGAAGCCTCGGTCAAGATGCCCGAGTACTGCGCCGTGTTCAGCAGAAAGCCGAGAAAGTGGGCAAGAAGGGAAGAGATAGAGGAGATCGACCTAGCCCTCCACGACGCCATAGCCGAGGTTGCGAACAGCGCAAGGATGGTGAAGAAGAGAGAACTCGAGGAATTCGTGAAGAGCCTCTCGCCGCCCCGCGACCTGGAAATAGACGCACCCCCCAGCGATGCCGTAGTGGTGGACCTGAGAGACGAGGAGGCGTACAGGGGGTGGCACCTCCCCGGCGCCATCAGGACAGACGTCGACGACGTCCTCACTCTGGTAGACAGGCTGGGGCGCGACAAGACATACGTATTCTACTGTTACAGCGGAGGACTAAGCCTAGACGTAGCCGAAAGCCTACGCAAAATCGGCATAAAAGCCTACTCCCTCAGGCTGTGGCGTACATCGTCACCCAATCAGACAAGGGACAGCACATCACAGACAGACAAATACACCGACTTATAA